From Anopheles arabiensis isolate DONGOLA chromosome 3, AaraD3, whole genome shotgun sequence, a single genomic window includes:
- the LOC120904599 gene encoding protein pangolin, isoforms A/H/I/S-like has translation MPHNSSTGDELGSTDEVKVFKDEGDRDDEKLSENLLEEKSSLIDLTESEEKTVKNGTTRHESSNTLYGGSGGPGGAAGPGSKLPHGAPHPGFNMGYIVPPYSYPNGAAGGLPVSMANKMSLPPFFCHNGDHLSSPPPAHCGILPYQLDPKTMSLTRPPLYSFPTSQYPYPMISPDMLPVASSWHSPSLYSPAAGFRTPYPSSLQIYTSLSSDFYRYSPTLLPPSIHPSHPVLNSGHPAIITPGPKQDISGSGGSSHRGGDRQGASIKLESSSAGNDHDSSSGHHHHHRSSSSSYHHHRSGGSHGDQHSNNNNSNHHTNHNHHNHHQNHHNNNNGSGGGGGGHKHQSLAEREAALEKKRSHVKKPLNAFMLYMKEMRAKVVAECTLKESAAINQILGRKWHSLSREEQSVYYDKARQERQLHMELYPGWTARDNYGYGAKKKKRKKDRSPADPGGNSMKKCRARYGLDQQNQWCKPCRRKKKCIRYKEAGGGDRGGDGSSDREGGRDRGDGSDDAIGSCGSMEDDSSKSPGEEDEDRESINQSLSSPRCLSVLSSLQSPSTSIASPLNLLASPATPTNFYHHHDHLGLASMIASAQQQHQQQQLQQQLQQHQQQQQQHYLHQHHHHHHHHHQQAAAAAAVAAAALQNVSDKLNNISNDSGIGGSQLNNSYSNNFSPYNNHHTMRTNSSSSSASNGNGGGGGGGGASGNLNNSSSSSTTNGTGGGGGLGKSPTAMLLPPTPSTPTLAPPTPSSSSSSSSSSSSSSSSSLSSSSSSTPSLQIPPHLQQLNLKTSPPLLPNTPPSSGGSSVSSTTALTIKEELPDSSTGNGPMGSPSSGSLHPTSSSSPPTTTGVGGGGGGFLLHPAHHHHHLASLHQLGHTQLHATSKTNGDLSPTTTTTAAGTAGGVSNSGDGGPAVLINGSTSRSSSSNSSSSQIASDSFPYLRCW, from the coding sequence ATGCCACACAACAGCTCGACCGGCGATGAGCTGGGCAGTACGGACGAGGTGAAGGTGTTCAAGGACGAGGGCGACCGGGACGACGAGAAGCTGTCCGAGAACCTGCTGGAGGAGAAGTCCAGCCTGATCGATCTGACCGAGAGCGAGGAGAAGACGGTCAAGAATGGAACCACCCGCCACGAAAGCTCCAACACCCTCTACGGCGGAAGCGGAGGCCCCGGTGGCGCGGCCGGCCCGGGCAGTAAGCTGCCGCACGGTGCGCCACATCCCGGCTTCAACATGGGCTACATCGTGCCGCCCTACTCCTACCCCAATGGAGCGGCCGGTGGCCTGCCGGTGTCGATGGCAAACAAGATGAGCTTGCCGCCCTTTTTCTGCCACAACGGCGACCATTTGTCGTCGCCACCGCCGGCGCACTGTGGCATCCTGCCGTACCAGCTCGACCCGAAGACGATGAGCCTGACGAGGCCTCCGCTGTACAGCTTTCCCACCAGCCAGTACCCGTACCCGATGATCAGTCCGGACATGCTGCCGGTGGCTTCCTCCTGGCATTCGCCCTCGCTCTACAGCCCTGCCGCCGGCTTCCGCACGCCCTATCCCTCCTCGCTGCAGATCTACACGTCGCTGTCGAGTGATTTCTACCGATACTCGCCCACCCTGCTTCCGCCGAGCATCCACCCTTCCCATCCGGTGCTGAATTCGGGCCATCCGGCCATCATCACGCCCGGTCCGAAGCAGGACATATCCGGCAGTGGCGGATCGTCGCATCGTGGTGGCGACCGGCAGGGAGCGTCGATCAAGCTAGAATCCTCCTCGGCCGGGAACGATCACGACAGCTCGTccggccatcatcatcaccatcggtcgtcctcctcctcctaccATCATCACCGATCGGGCGGATCGCATGGTGATCAGCACagtaataacaacaacagcaaccatcACACGAACCACAACcatcacaaccaccaccaaaaccaccacaacaacaacaacggcagtggtggcggcggcggcggccacaAGCATCAGTCGCTGGCGGAGCGGGAAGCGGCCCTGGAGAAGAAGCGCAGCCACGTGAAGAAGCCGCTGAACGCGTTCATGCTGTACATGAAGGAGATGCGGGCGAAGGTGGTGGCCGAGTGTACGCTCAAGGAGTCGGCCGCCATTAACCAAATTCTGGGCCGCAAGTGGCACTCGCTGTCGCGGGAGGAGCAGAGCGTGTACTACGACAAGGCGCGCCAGGAGCGGCAGCTGCACATGGAGCTGTATCCGGGCTGGACGGCCCGGGACAACTACGGGTATggggcgaagaagaagaagaggaaaaaggaCCGCAGTCCGGCGGATCCGGGCGGGAACAGCATGAAGAAGTGCCGGGCACGGTACGGGCTGGACCAGCAGAACCAGTGGTGCAAACCCTGTCGGCGTAAGAAGAAGTGCATCCGGTACAAGGAAGCGGGCGGAGGGGATCGGGGAGGCGATGGCAGTAGCGATCGCGAAGGAGGCCGAGACCGGGGCGATGGATCGGATGACGCGATCGGAAGCTGTGGAAGTATGGAGGACGATAGCAGCAAATCACCCGGCGAGGAGGATGAGGATCGCGAATCGATCAACCAGTCCCTGTCGAGTCCGCGGTGCCTGAGCGTGCTGTCCAGTCTGCAGTCGCCGTCGACGAGCATTGCGTCGCCGTTAAATCTGCTCGCCAGTCCGGCCACGCCGACCAActtctaccaccaccacgatcaTCTCGGGCTCGCGTCCATGATCGCGtccgcgcagcagcagcaccagcagcagcagctccagcagcagctccagcagcaccagcagcagcagcaacagcattacctccaccagcaccatcaccatcatcatcaccatcatcagcaggcggcggcggcggccgcagtGGCCGCAGCCGCCCTCCAGAACGTGAGCGACAAGCTgaacaacatcagcaacgaTTCGGGCATCGGCGGGTCGCAGCTGAACAACAGCTACAGCAACAACTTCAGCCCGtacaacaaccaccacacgATGCGCACCAACTCGTCCTCTTCGTCGGCGAGCAATGGCAACgggggcggtggcggtggcggtggcgctAGCGGTAACCTCAACAAcagcagctcctccagcacgACCAATGGCacgggcggtggcggtgggctGGGGAAAAGTCCTACCGCAATGCTACTCCCACCAACACCCTCCACTCCGACCCTTGCCCCACCCACGCCATCCTCCTCATCGtcttcgtcctcgtcgtcctcgtcctcgtcctcgtcctcgctgtcctcctcgtcgtcttCCACCCCATCGCTCCAGATTCCGCCCCATCTGCAGCAGCTTAATCTGAAGACGTCACCGCCCCTGCTGCCCAACACGCCGCCCTCGTCCGGCGGCTCGTCCGTGTCCTCCACGACGGCGCTCACCATCAAGGAGGAGCTCCCCGACAGCAGCACCGGCAACGGCCCGATGGGTTCGCCCTCGTCCGGCTCGCTGCATCCGACGTCCTCCTCCAGTCCGCCGACAACCACCGGcgttggcggcggcggcggcgggttCCTGCTGCATCCtgcccaccatcatcaccacctcGCCTCCCTCCATCAGCTCGGCCATACGCAGCTTCACGCGACCAGCAAAACCAACGGTGATCTCTccccaacgacgacgacgacggcggctgGCACGGCGGGTGGGGTATCCAACAGCGGCGACGGCGGTCCAGCAGTCCTCATCAACGGCAGCACcagccggagcagcagcagcaacagcagcagtagtcaAATCGCTAGTGATAG